One part of the Glycine soja cultivar W05 chromosome 11, ASM419377v2, whole genome shotgun sequence genome encodes these proteins:
- the LOC114373853 gene encoding ABC transporter C family member 2-like, with product MTFEPLDWYCRPVANGVWTRSVENAFGAYTPCAVDSLVISVSNLILLGLCIYRIWLIKKDFTVKRFHLRSNLYNYILGLLALYCVAEPLYRLILGISVLNLDGQTQFAPFEIVSLIIEALAWCSILILIGIETKVYIREFRWFVRFGLIYAIVGDAVMFNLIISVKELYSSSVLYLYISEVVGQVLFGILLLVYVPTLDPYPGYTPIGSDMITDAAYDELPGGDMICPERNANILSKIMFSWMNPIMKLGYQRPLTEKDIWKLDTWERTETLINKFQKCWVEESRKPKPWLLRALNASLGGRFWWGGFCKIGNDISQFLGPLILNQLLQSMQNGDPSWTGYAYAFSIFVGVVFGVLCEAQYFQNVMRVGYRLRSTLVAAVFRKSLRLTHEARKQFATGKITNLMTTDAEALQQICQSLHTLWSAPFRIVVAMVLLYQQLGVASLLGALMLVLMFPLQTFIISRMQKFSKEGLQRTDKRIGLMNEILAAMDTVKYYAWESSFQSKVQIVRNDELSWFRKASLLGACNAFILNSIPVFVTVITFGVFTLLGGDLTPARAFTSLSLFSVLRFPLFMLPNTITQVVNANVSLKRLEDLLLAEERILLSNPPLEPGLPAISIKNGYFSWDTKAERATLSNINLDIPVGCLVAVVGSTGEGKTSLVSAMLGELPPMADSTVVLRGTVAYVPQVSWIFNATVRDNVLFGSVFDPTRYERAINVTELQHDLELLPGGDHTEIGERGVNISGGQKQRVSMARAVYSNSDVYIFDDPLSALDAHVARQVFDKCIKGDLREKTRVLVTNQLHFLSQVDRIILVHEGMVKEEGTFEELSNHGPLFQKLMENAGKMEEYEEEEKVVTETTDQKPSSEPVANGSVNDHAKSGSKPKEGKSVLIKQEERETGVVSWNVLLRYKNALGGFWVVFVLFACYVSTETLRISSSTWLSHWTDQSATKGYNPAFYNMIYAALSFGQVLVTLTNSYWLIISSLYAARRLHEAMLSSILRAPMVFFQTNPLGRVINRFAKDLGDIDRNVAPFVNMFLGQVSQLLSTFILIGIVSTMSLWAILPLLVLFYVAYLYYQSTAREVKRLDSISRSPVYAQFGEALNGLSTIRAYKAYDRMADINGKSMDNNIRFTLVNISGNRWLAIRLETLGGLMIWLTATFAVMQNGRAENQQEFASTMGLLLSYALNITSLLTGVLRLASLAENSLNAVERIGTYIDLPSEAPSIIDDNRPPPGWPSSGSIRFEDVVLRYRAELPPVLHGLSFTIFPSDKVGIVGRTGAGKSSMLNALFRIVELERGRILIDDYDVAKFGLADLRKVLGIIPQSPVLFSGTVRFNLDPFNEHNDADLWEALERAHLKDVIRRNSLGLDAEVSEAGENFSVGQRQLLSLSRALLRRSKILVLDEATAAVDVRTDALIQKTIREEFKSCTMLIIAHRLNTIIDCDRILLLDGGKVLEYDTPEELLSNEGSAFSKMVQSTGAANAQYLRSLALGGDKSEREENEHLDGKRKWLASSRWAAAAQFALAVSLTSSHNDLQRLEVEDENSILKKTKDALITLQGVLERKYDKEIEESLNQRQVSPEGWWSSLYKMIEGLAMMSRLAKNRLHQSDFGFEDRSINFDQVDM from the exons ATGACTTTTGAGCCATTGGATTGGTATTGTCGCCCAGTTGCAAATGGAGTATGGACAAGATCAGTGGAGAATGCCTTTGGTGCTTACACTCCTTGTGCGGTTGACTCTCTGGTCATCTCCGTTTCTAATTTGATACTTCTCGGCCTGTGCATTTACCGCATATGGTTGATTAAGAAGGATTTCACAGTCAAGAGGTTCCATTTAAGGTCAAACCTTTACAATTATATTCTCGGATTGCTAGCTTTATATTGTGTGGCAGAACCATTATACAGATTGATATTGGGAATATCTGTTCTAAATTTAGATGGGCAGACTCAATTTGCTCCATTTGAG ATAGTTTCACTGATCATTGAGGCTCTTGCTTGGTGCTCTATACTAATTTTGATTGGAATTGAAACTAAAGTCTACATCCGAGAATTTCGATGGTTTGTCAGATTTGGTTTGATTTATGCTATTGTAGGGGATGCTGTAATGTTCAATCTCATCATTTCTGTGAAGGAGTTATATAGCAG CTCTGTGCTATATTTATACATCAGTGAGGTGGTTGGCCAG GTTTTGTTTGGAATACTATTGCTTGTGTATGTTCCTACTTTGGATCCTTATCCAGGTTATACCCCCATTGGGAGTGACATGATTACTGATGCTGCATATGATGAACTCCCTGGAGGAGATATGATATGTCCTGAGAGGAATGCCAACATATTGTCAA AAATAATGTTTTCTTGGATGAATCCCATCATGAAACTAGGATATCAAAGACCACTGACAGAGAAAGATATATGGAAATTAGATACATGGGAACGGACAGAGACACTGATCAATAA GTTCCAGAAATGCTGGGTTGAGGAGTCTCGGAAGCCAAAACCTTGGCTTTTAAGAGCATTAAATGCAAGCCTTGGAGGAAG GTTTTGGTGGGGAGGCTTTTGCAAG ATTGGCAATGATATTTCCCAATTTTTGGGCCCACTTATATTGAATCAGCTGTTACAG TCTATGCAAAATGGTGATCCATCCTGGACTGGCTATGCATATGCCTTCTCAATATTTGTTGGAGTG GTCTTTGGGGTGTTATGTGAAGCTCAATATTTTCAGAATGTCATGCGTGTTGGTTACCGGTTAAGATCAACATTG GTGGCTGCTGTATTTCGCAAATCTCTAAGGCTTACTCATGAAGCGCGAAAGCAGTTTGCAACTGGAAAAATAACCAACTTGATGACTACTGATGCCGAGGCTCTTCAG cAAATATGCCAGTCACTTCACACTTTGTGGTCAGCTCCATTTCGAATTGTTGTTGCTATGGTTCTTCTTTACCAACAACTTGGTGTTGCTTCCCTTCTTGGTGCTTTGATGCTAGTTCTCATGTTTCCATTACAG ACATTTATCATCAGCAGAATGCAGAAGTTTTCTAAGGAAGGATTACAACGTACAGACAAAAGAATTGGTCTCATGAATGAAATTTTGGCTGCTATGGACACTGTAAA GTATTATGCATGGGAGAGTAGTTTCCAGTCTAAAGTACAGATTGTCCGAAATGATGAATTATCATGGTTTCGAAAAGCATCATTACTAGGAGCG TGTAATGCATTCATACTAAATAGCATTCCAGTTTTTGTAACTGTGATTACATTTGGAGTATTCACCTTGCTTGGAGGGGATCTGACACCTGCAAGAGCATTTACATCACTTTCTCTGTTTTCCGTGCTTCGATTTCCTCTCTTCATGCTTCCTAATACTATAACTCAG GTGGTTAATGCAAATGTATCGTTGAAGAGACTAGAAGATTTACTCTTAGCAGAAGAGAGAATACTTCTATCAAATCCACCTCTTGAGCCAGGGTTACCAGCCATCTCGATCAAGAATGGATACTTTTCTTGGGATACGAAG gCAGAGAGGGCCACATTGTCAAACATAAATCTGGATATACCTGTTGGTTGCCTAGTTGCAGTTGTAGGCAGTACAGGAGAAGGGAAGACATCACTAGTATCTGCAATGCTTGGAGAACTTCCTCCGATGGCAGATTCAACTGTTGTTTTGAGAGGAACAGTTGCTTATGTACCCCAAGTTTCATGGATTTTTAATGCAACt GTACGGGATAACGTTTTATTTGGTTCTGTCTTTGACCCAACAAGATATGAAAGGGCGATAAATGTGACTGAACTGCAGCATGACCTTGAATTATTGCCT GGTGGTGATCATACTGAAATTGGTGAAAGAGGGGTAAACATCAGTGGTGGCCAAAAGCAGAGAGTATCCATGGCTAGAGCTGTCTACTCAAATTCTGATGTGTACATCTTTGATGACCCCCTAAGTGCTCTGGATGCACATGTGGCTAGACAG GTTTTTGATAAATGCATCAAGGGAGATTTGAGAGAGAAGACCCGGGTTCTTGTCACAAATCAGCTGCATTTTCTTTCACAGGTTGATAGAATCATTTTGGTCCATGAAGGTATGGTGAAGGAGGAGGGAACTTTTGAGGAACTCTCTAACCACGGACCGCTGTTTCAAAAGCTTATGGAAAATGCGGGTAAGATGGAGGagtatgaagaagaagaaaaggtagTTACTGAAACCACCGATCAGAAGCCATCTTCAGAACCAGTGGCCAATGGATCAGTTAATGATCATGCAAAGAGTGGAAGTaaaccaaaagaaggaaaatctgTTCTTATTAAACAAGAAGAACGAGAAACAGGGGTTGTCAGCTGGAATGTTCTACTGAG GTACAAGAATGCATTAGGAGGGTTTTGGGTGGTTTTTGTACTCTTTGCATGCTATGTCTCAACGGAAACATTACGAATATCAAGTAGCACATGGTTAAGCCATTGGACTGATCAGAGTGCTACAAAGGGTTATAACCCTGCCTTCTACAATATGATATATGCAGCTCTATCATTTGGTCAG GTCTTGGTGACTTTAACAAATTCTTATTGGTTAATCATATCAAGTCTTTATGCTGCCAGAAGGTTGCACGAAGCCATGCTTAGCTCCATATTACGAGCTCCCATGGTGTTTTTCCAAACAAATCCACTTGGAAGAGTTATCAACAGGTTTGCGAAGGATCTAGGTGACATTGATCGTAATGTTGCTCCATTTGTGAATATGTTTCTAGGTCAAGTGTCCCAGCTTCTTTCAACCTTCATCCTCATAGGCATTGTCAGCACAATGTCCTTGTGGGCAATACTGCCATTGTTGGTGTTGTTTTATGTAGCATATTTATACTATCAG AGCACCGCTCGTGAAGTAAAGCGCTTAGACTCAATTAGCAGATCTCCCGTTTACGCACAGTTTGGAGAAGCACTGAATGGCTTATCAACGATTCGTGCTTACAAAGCGTATGATCGAATGGCAGATATAAATGGGAAATCCATGGACAACAACATCCGATTCACTCTGGTGAACATAAGCGGAAACCGATGGCTTGCAATCCGATTGGAAACTTTGGGAGGCCTCATGATATGGTTGACTGCAACCTTTGCCGTCATGCAGAATGGCAGGGCGGAGAACCAGCAAGAATTCGCATCCACCATGGGGTTACTACTTAGCTATGCTCTGAACATTACTAGTTTGCTTACCGGTGTGCTGAGGCTGGCAAGTTTGGCTGAGAATAGTTTAAACGCAGTTGAACGGATTGGCACTTACATTGATTTGCCCTCGGAGGCTCCCTCTATCATCGATGATAATCGCCCTCCTCCTGGCTGGCCTTCCTCAGGCTCAATCAGATTCGAAGATGTTGTTCTTCGCTACAGAGCTGAACTTCCTCCTGTGTTGCATGGCTTGTCTTTCACCATTTTCCCAAGTGATAAGGTTGGCATTGTTGGGAGGACAGGTGCAGGAAAATCCAGCATGCTTAATGCTTTGTTTCGAATTGTAGAATTGGAACGTGGAAGAATATTAATTGATGATTATGATGTTGCAAAGTTTGGGCTTGCTGATTTGCGTAAAGTTCTTGGCATTATACCACAATCTCCTGTTCTCTTTTCAG GAACTGTGAGATTTAATCTTGATCCATTTAATGAACACAATGATGCTGACCTCTGGGAGGCTCTGGAGAGGGCACATTTGAAGGATGTGATACGGAGGAATTCTCTGGGGCTGGACGCTGAG GTATCTGAGGCAGGCGAGAACTTCAGTGTTGGACAAAGACAACTGTTGAGTCTTTCTCGGGCTTTATTGCGTAGATCAAAGATATTAGTACTTGACGAAGCAACCGCAGCAGTTGATGTTAGAACAGATGCACTCATACAGAAAACAATTCGAGAGGAATTCAAATCTTGTACAATGCTCATTATAGCTCATCGCCTTAACACCATTATTGATTGTGATCGGATTCTTTTGCTTGATGGTGGTAAG GTTCTTGAATATGATACCCCTGAGGAGCTGTTGTCAAATGAAGGTAGTGCTTTCTCTAAGATGGTCCAAAGTACAGGAGCGGCAAATGCCCAATATTTACGCAGCTTAGCCCTTGGAGGGGATAAGTCAGAAAGAGAAGAGAACGAGCATCTAGATGGCAAGAGAAAATGGCTTGCTTCTTCTCGGTGGGCTGCTGCAGCGCAATTTGCTCTCGCTGTTAGTCTCACCTCATCCCATAATGACCTACAACGTTTGGAAGTGGAAGATGAGAACAGTATTCTGAAGAAGACAAAGGATGCTCTGATAACTTTGCAGGGGGTTTTGGAAAGGAAGTATGATAAAGAAATCGAGGAATCTTTGAACCAGCGCCAAGTATCCCCAGAGGGATGGTGGTCATCGCTTTATAAAATGATTGAAG GTCTTGCTATGATGAGCAGATTGGCCAAGAACAGGCTCCATCAATCAGACTTCGGTTTTGAGGACAGATCAATTAACTTTGATCAAGTTGATATGTAG